From one Anopheles bellator chromosome 1, idAnoBellAS_SP24_06.2, whole genome shotgun sequence genomic stretch:
- the LOC131208099 gene encoding matrix metalloproteinase-2-like produces the protein MVQLDAGQVRRILHEALDLWARHANINFREVYSSEADLQVLFARKFHGDGYSFDGPGKILAHAFYPGSGIGGDAHFDEEETWLLNEPLDAEGTRLFDVAVHEFGHSLGLGHSSQQDAIMFPWHHISYRGKDTIPEDDRLGIESIYGPRKKIYGKNPERPTQSTTTTTTSTTPSPPPRPTTRPHYPRKEVAGHPWEDFGGAGRPQMPTTTTTEVPRSREYFPHPARPTSTSHSSRHPQRHHTTPTTASTTTSEPTTTRHRQHHRPHHHHPTTSTSTTTRRPYQHRPVLKPLHPNACNTSFDAVTMIRNELFVFKDRWLWRMNENDLHRPKPIEIHRMFFGLPAGFDHIDTVYENKYQKIIFFIGKEYFVFNSQYLEPGYPRPLTDLGLPESIERIDAALVWSHNNRTYLYSGRLYWRFDEDTNQVELDYPRDMSIWKGIGYGIDAALQYRDGKTYFFKGLGYWRFNDMRMGVAHDQKPSATRWMKCQNERQVQNDLGGGEDSGADGDPSPNEPIGTSPASDPVYRRHRPVLLSVLLLAVLTLVGTP, from the exons ATGGTCCAGCTGGACGCGGGCCAAGTGCGGCGCATCCTGCACGAAGCGCTCGACCTGTGGGCCCGGCACGCCAACATCAACTTCCGGGAGGTGTACAGTAGCGAGGCGGACCTCCAGGTGCTGTTTGCGCGCAAGTTCCACGGCGACGGGTACAGCTTCGACGGGCCGGGCAAGATCCTGGCCCACGCGTTCTACCCCGGCAGCGGCATCGGTGGCGATGCCCACTTCGACGAGGAGGAAACGTGGCTCCTCAACGAACCACTCGATGCGGAAG GTACCCGACTGTTTGATGTGGCCGTCCACGAATTCGGGCACTCGCTGGGCCTGGGCCATTCATCCCAGCAGGATGCAATCATGTTCCCGTGGCATCACATTTCGTACCGCGGCAAGGACACGATCCCGGAGGACGATCGGCTCGGCATCGAATCGATCTACGGTCCGCGGAAAAAGATTTACGGCAAGAACCCGGAACGGCCAACGCAGagcaccaccacgaccaccacctcTACGACGCCATCACCTCCTCCGAGACCCACCACACGGCCACACTATCCACGCAAGGAGGTTGCGGGTCATCCGTGGGAAGATTTCGGTGGCGCAGGGCGACCCCAGATgcccacgaccaccaccacggaagTGCCCCGGTCGCGCGAATACTTCCCACATCCGGCACGGCCAACCTCAACTTCGCACAGTAGCCGGCATCCGCAGCGACATCACACAACGCCGACGACCGCGAGTACCACAACCAGCGAGCCAACGACAACGCGCCACCGGCAACATCACcggccacatcatcatcatcccacgacgagcaccagcaccaccacccggcggccatATCAGCATCGGCCCGTGCTGAAGCCACTCCACCCGAACGCGTGCAACACGAGCTTCGACGCGGTCACGATGATCCGGAACGAGCTGTTCGTGTTCAAGGACCGCTGGCTGTGGCGCATGAACGAGAACGACCTGCAccgcccgaaaccgatcgagaTCCACCGGATGTTCTTCGGGCTGCCGGCCGGCTTCGACCACATCGATACGGTCTACGAGAACAAGTACCAGAAAATTATCTTCTTCATCG GAAAGGAATACTTTGTGTTCAACTCGCAGTATCTGGAGCCGGGCTATCCGCGACCGCTGACCGACCTCGGGCTACCGGAGAGCATCGAGCGGATCGATGCGGCCCTCGTGTGGAGTCACAACAACCGGACCTACCTGTACAGTGGCCGACTCTACTGGAG GTTCGACGAGGACACGAACCAGGTCGAGCTGGACTACCCGCGGGATATGTCGATCTGGAAGGGCATCGGTTACGGGATCGACGCGGCGCTACAGTATCGCGACGGCAAGACGTACTTCTTCAAGGGTCTCGGCTACTGGCGGTTCAACGATATGCGGATGGGTGTGGCGCACGACCAGAAACCGTCGGCCACGCGGTGGATGAAGTGCCAGAACGAGCGCCAGGTCCAGAACGATCTGGGCGGCGGCGAGGACAGTGGTGCGGATGGCGATCCATCGCCGAACGAACCGATCGGCACGAGCCCGGCATCGGATCCGGTGTACCGAAGGCACCGGCCGGTGCTGCTTTCGGTACTACTCCTAGCGGTGCTGACGCTAGTGGGCACCCCGTAG
- the LOC131206745 gene encoding uncharacterized protein LOC131206745, whose product MDVDRLKCKRCGKYPDGDVVECATKAHIVCVSCTGPSQPPLCLCGARLSDQRRMNPIEQLLQQAKSACRYERSGCTWKFTASEMDAHAGECKFRPYRCIASTLNVLRCEWIGLQHEIEQHLVEGHKELGPVFRFRESTSMVFREALSLGGLKLVDAFSKHFLFHFFSDVEKATLSFIMIYFGRREEADQYCFDFEVRSLPAVTSTTGADSEGTVDPPDGGLVRSVKFVERCYSDAENLTELIEDERCVALSHRQVRNYLHRGKLYFSFRVRRADSARGDRTVSESSTASDPSQAVPATKGKPRPPPLKFTDKGKVRSGGGGVPAAPSGGSSSSSGSRASSAASVKAGDTSGSSVVPSSGVSRSPSSASTITVCSEHPSATGQVVAGVSSNSSSSINRVIVTGHYSPFERPEHSPLMTPSINKHDVVSGGQRGNARGRAGRGGGRGGGGRGSWKPPPAWAVSHTTHHSTTQQRTEYLRMYSQDAVQQQPNRKRVPWADCTQTGSVCKEYTAPYKANDDRGYLMKHPTNCLAKPQQRR is encoded by the exons ATGGATGTGGATCGGCTCAAGTGTAAACGCTGCGGAAAGTATCCCGACGGTGACGTAGTGGAGTGTGCGACGAAGGCGCACATTGTTTGCGTTTCTTGTACGGGCCCCTCCCAACCGCCGCTCTGCCTG TGTGGTGCTCGGCTGAGCGACCAGCGCCGGATGAACCCGATCGAGCAGTTGCTGCAGCAGGCCAAAAGCGCTTGCCGGTACGAGCGGAGCGGATGCACCTGGAAGTTTACGGCGTCGGAAATGGACGCGCACGCCGGGGAGTGCAAGTTCCGACCGTACCGCTGCATCGCGTCCACACTGAACGTGCTCCGGTGCGAATGGATTGGGTTGCAGCACGAAATCGAACAGCATCTGGTCGAGGGCCACAAGGAGCTGGGCCCGGTCTTCCGCTTCCGCGAGTCCACGTCGATGGTGTTCCGCGAAGCGCTGTCACTGGGCGGCCTGAAGCTGGTCGATGCGTTCAGTAAACACTTTCTGTTCCACTTCTTTTCCGACGTCGAGAAGGCCACCCTCAGCTTCATCATGATCTACTTTGGGCGCCGCGAAGAAGCGGACCAGTACTGCTTCGACTTCGAGGTACGCTCCTTGCCGGCCGTCACATCGACCACTGGCGCGGACAGCGAGGGCACGGTTGACCCACCGGACGGTGGGCTCGTGCGGAGCGTAAAGTTTGTCGAGCGCTGCTACTCGGACGCCGAGAATTTGACCGAACTGATCGAGGACGAGCGCTGTGTGGCCCTTTCGCACCGTCAGGTGCGCAACTATCTGCACCGGGGTAAACTGTACTTTAGCTTCCGGGTCCGGCGGGCGGATTCAGCGCGGGGCGATCGTACCGTGTCGGAATCGTCCACCGCTTCCGACCCATCGCAGGCCGTTCCGGCGACGAAAGGCaaaccgcggccaccgccgctcaAGTTTACCGACAAGGGCAAAGTG cggtccggtggtggtggtgttcctgctgctccttccggtggctcctcctcgtcgtccggaTCGAGGGCAAGCTCGGCGGCCAGCGTGAAGGCGGGTGATACGAGCGGCTCATCGGTAGTGCCGAGTTCGGGCGTGTCCCGTTCACCATCATCCGCCTCGACGATTACGGTCTGTTCGGAGCACCCCTCGGCGACGGGACAAGTCGTGGCCGGTGTCAGCTCGAACTCGTCCTCTTCGATCAATCGGGTGATCGTCACCGGGCACTACTCGCCGTTTGAGCGCCCGGAACACAGCCCCCTGATGACGCCCTCCATTAACAAGCACGACGTGGTAAGTGGCGGCCAGCGGGGCAACGCCCGGGGCCGtgctggccgtggtggtggccgtggtggtggtggtcgtggcaGCTGGAAACCA CCACCGGCCTGGGCCGTttcgcacaccacacaccacagtACCACGCAGCAGCGGACCGAGTACCTGCGGATGTACAGCCAGGATgccgttcagcagcagccgaaccggaagcgggttCCGTGGGCCGACTGTACGCAAACGGGCAGCGTCTGCAAGGAGTACACGGCCCCGTACAAGGCGAACGACGACCGAGGCTACCTGATGAAGCATCCGACCAACTGCCTCGCGAAGCCCCAGCAACGACGGTGA